In one Kitasatospora cineracea genomic region, the following are encoded:
- a CDS encoding HTH domain-containing protein, producing MAPAPTLAERLDAAPSDSLSVADIATTTGLSESTVRRLAKEPGWPTEEPGDHREQRYPREAVAGWMRDNQATRVNPDELPGTDDDRVTLTEIASRTGRLRETVSRMPSAYRNSADPFPAADPLGTYSWGEVKAWLGRRSSRTGPRGTVQPPAPAAEPTTQPVLDKVTTAMIERLTGKGTQAVKTLVRKPEIAALSTKVGRLRVWPADTLLPLLWQLGYLPASGPLGSEQRAVLVELGYLPTAGKPTAEQRAVLREFGYDEQGSVEHRAWLRGPHRTATELAKYYGVSLSAISKRIARAQEAGQPVPSPIDTEDGKRYDPKVFDAFWNPPAAE from the coding sequence ATGGCCCCCGCCCCGACGCTCGCCGAACGCCTGGACGCGGCCCCCTCGGACAGCCTCAGCGTCGCCGACATCGCGACCACGACCGGCCTGTCCGAGTCCACCGTCCGCCGCCTGGCCAAGGAGCCCGGGTGGCCCACCGAGGAACCCGGCGACCACCGCGAGCAGCGGTACCCGCGTGAGGCCGTCGCCGGCTGGATGCGCGACAACCAGGCCACCCGCGTCAACCCGGATGAACTGCCCGGCACCGACGACGACCGCGTCACCCTCACCGAGATCGCCAGCCGGACCGGCCGACTGCGCGAGACCGTCAGCCGCATGCCCTCCGCCTACCGCAACAGCGCGGACCCGTTCCCCGCCGCCGACCCGCTCGGCACTTACAGCTGGGGCGAGGTCAAAGCCTGGCTCGGCCGGCGGTCCAGCCGCACCGGCCCCCGCGGCACGGTCCAGCCCCCCGCTCCCGCCGCCGAGCCCACCACTCAGCCGGTGCTCGACAAGGTCACCACCGCCATGATCGAGCGCCTGACCGGCAAGGGGACGCAGGCCGTGAAGACCCTGGTGCGCAAGCCCGAGATCGCCGCGCTCAGCACCAAGGTCGGCCGACTGCGGGTGTGGCCCGCTGACACCCTGCTGCCGCTGCTGTGGCAGCTCGGCTACCTGCCAGCCTCCGGGCCGCTCGGCAGCGAGCAGCGCGCCGTCTTGGTCGAGCTCGGCTACCTGCCCACCGCGGGGAAGCCGACCGCTGAGCAGCGCGCCGTGCTCCGGGAGTTCGGCTACGACGAGCAGGGCAGCGTCGAACACCGTGCCTGGCTCCGAGGACCCCACCGCACCGCGACCGAGCTGGCCAAGTACTACGGCGTCAGCCTCAGCGCGATCAGCAAGCGCATCGCCCGCGCTCAGGAAGCCGGCCAGCCCGTGCCGAGCCCGATCGACACCGAGGACGGGAAGCGCTACGACCCGAAGGTCTTCGACGCCTTCTGGAACCCCCCGGCCGCCGAGTAG